AGAGCAGTTCTTCACccagatattattaataataataataataatagtggtatgtgtGAGAtgcctaatataataataataatagtaataataatgatggtatttgttaagcgcttactatgtgcaaagcactgttctaagtcctggggaggttacaaggtgatcagcttgtcccatggggggctcacagtcttaatccccattttacagatgaggtaactgaggcccagagaagttaagtgactcgcccaaagtcacacagctgacaattggcggagcaagggtttgaacccatgacctctgactccaaagcccgggctctttccactgagccatgctgcttctcttcttagctaatatgtgctaagcactggggtacatacaaaataatcacatcccacatggggctcaaggagtaagtaggagggagaatgagttctcccccattttgcaaatgaagaaactgaggcacaaagaaggtaaatgatttgcccaaggtcacaccagaccatgctctttctactagaccatgctgcatgtATAAGGTCACACCTATGcctctcttgagcacttaatacagtgttttacatacagtaaacgctcaataaatgccatcgattaattgattaccTCCTGGAGAAGGCAGCAGAAACatatgaagcagcgtgcctcagtggaaagagcccaggctggggagtcagaggtcatgggttcaaaacctgactctgccagttgtcagctgtgtgactttgagcaagtcacttaacttctctgtgcctcagttacctcaactggaaaatggcgattaagactgtgagccccccatgggacaacctgatcaccttataatctccccagcacttagaacagtgctttgcacatagtaagcgcttaataaatgtcatcattattattatatgtggtgaCAATACCTGAAATACTcacattaaaagtgtgagccccacgtgggacaacctgattacccagtgcttagaacagtgcttggcacatagtaagcgcttaacaaataccattattattgttattattattagtccatttTGGGCCCACAGGAAAAACCATTGTCTGAGCGAGAAAAAAatgaggggaatcaatcaatcaatcaatcgtatttattgagcacttactgtgtgcagagcactgtactaagcgcttgggaagtacaagtcggcaacatatagagacagtccctacccaacagtgggctcacagtctaatctaatcaatcaatcagtcgtattcattgaggtctcatggtgtgcagaccactatactaagtgcttaggagagtacaatacctgccacccaaggagcttacagtctagaaggaatgccAAGTTTCAGTCCAGAGCTTGCATGGCCGCTGCCCCTACTCCATCCAAGGGAACCTCGCTCAccgagggagaggacagggtttgggagggaagataaggagctcagtcttggacatattgagttttagatggcgggcagacatccagatggagatgtcctgaaggcaggaggagatgcgagcctggagggagggagagagagcaggggcggagatgtagatttgggtgtcatcagcgtagagatgatagttgaagccgtgggagggaatgagatcaccatgggagtgagtgtagatggagaacagaaggggaccaagaactgacccttgaagaacccctacagtgaggggatgggagagggaggaggagcccgcgaaggagactgagaatggacggcctgagagataagaggagaaccgggagaggacggagtctgtgaagccaaggttggatagcatgttgaggagaagggggtggtccacagtgtcgaaggcagctgagcggtagaggaggattaggatagagctgtgtgaccttgggcaagtcacttcacttttctgtgcctcagttacctcgtctgtaaaatagggattaagactgggagctccatgtgggacatgaactttgtctaattaatttgtatctaccccggcacctagtacagtgcctggcagtgccatctccctccttcccctttctcacccttgacttctccctccaattccttaccttcttcctcctttccctccctaccttgccttctccctcctttccctttctcctccttgccttctccccccttcccctttctcctccttgccttctccctcctttccctttctccctcctttccctttctcccccttgccttctccctcctttccctttctctcccttgccttctccctcctttccctttctcccccttgccttctccctcctttccctttctcccccttgccttctccctcctttccctttctcccccttgtcttcttccactttccccttgccctccttgccttcttcctttccttttcctccccttgccttctctctcctttccctttctcctccttgccttctccctcctttccctttctcctccttgccttctccttcctttccctctctcccccttgccttgtccctcttttcccttcccccccttacctttctccttccccccctcttaccttcctcctttccctttctcccccttgccTTCTCCCTCCACCACTTTCCTTCTGCCTAAGAACAGCTTGGTTCACCAGCTCAgcaaaaaatataaataaataaataacgaagctaaaatggaaatttacctgggacagggatgggtgAGGCTTGGAAGCCTCTCTTTCCCCCGACCTGAATACAGGCACCTGAGGAAGAGATCGAGCACCATGGAAAGGAGCTGGCAGGAAcacaggggatggggaagaggcaggaagatgCAAGGCAGTCCAGACCACAGGCACAGTCCACTCCACCAGAGCCCAATTAGGCCTGTTCTGCTACAGCACGGTTCCATGCAttgttatacagtgctctgcacacagtaagcgctcaataaatacaattgaatgaaaaataataataataatgccattatccagcacttagaacagtgctccagtgcttagaactgtgctttgcacatagtaagtgcttaataaatgccattataattattattgttattagtattattaatgacatctgttaagcacttattctgtatgaagcactgttctaagcactggaggggatacaaggtgatcaggttatcccatgtagggctcacagtcttaatccccattttacagatgaggtaactgaggctaagagaagttaagtgacttgcccagggtcacacagcagacatgttgcagagtcggaattcgaactcacgacctctgacgcccaagcccgtgctctttccactgagccacactccttctcataaGCAAACAATGACTCTGGCGGAacttgaacccacaacctttgaatgGCTTCCTCTACACTAGAAATCCAATGCGCTATCCATCGCACCACAGAGCCAGATAATGGTCTGTAACACCACAAGCGTGGAGCAACTCTGTTCCGCTGCAAAATGGTCTAGGCCCGAGGGTGTGGAGAGACAGTCCACTCTTTTAGAGCAAGATTTGGACTGTCCTGCTTTACCACACTACAGGGTTGTGATTGTCCATCTACACCACTTTGaaagcctcctaaaatcctatctccttcaagaggttttcccagatcaaaccctcattttctctatccacactcccttctgcaacaatTATGCACTTGGTTGTGTACTCCtttctgatattcaccccagcccccagcacttatgtatttatacttTACCATTTCCCTAGTCTGTGATGTATTttagtgttcgttcattcattcgagcatatctatcgagtgcttactgtgtgccgaccaccatactaagcacttgggagggtacaatacaacactaaatagacacattccctgcccaccagaaggttACAGCctagggtggggagatagacattaatataaataaagaaatgacagatctgtacaacactaaatagacacattccctgcccaccagaaggttacagtctagggtggggagatagacattaatataaataaagaaatgacagatctgtacataagtgctgtgtggctgggagcggggaggaacaagtcagggtgatgcagaagggagtgagagaagaggaaaggggctccgccaattgtcagctgtgtgattttgggcaagtcacttaacttctctgtgcctcagttacctcatctgcaaaataggggttaagactgtgagccccccatgggacaacctgatcaccttgtaacctccccagcgcttagaacagtgctttgcacatagtaagcgcctaataaatgccattattattattagtattattattaattagacagggaaggcttcctggaggagatgtgccttcaataaggctttgaagtgggggagagtcattgcctgtgagatctgaagagggaggccattccaggccagagacaggacttgggctagggatctgtggcaagataggcaagatgaAGGGCAGTGAGACAgtcaatgatgtctgtctccccgttcacATTATAAGCTCCtcagggacatggattgtgtctattatactgttgtttaattgtgtctattatactgttgtttcccaagtgtttagtgtagtgttctgcactttgtaagtgctcaataaatacaattggttgatcggTGTGTCTgcagtattgttatattgtaccctctcaaacgcttagtacggtgctctgcacacagtacaggttCAGTAAATGATCGACTAAGTgcattgtattataccctcccaagtacgtagttcagaactctgcacagagtaagcacactcAATGaacgccactgattgatagggggagatcaatcagtgggagcttcaccctgtgcagaacactgtactgagcaagcaCCTCGGTGAGTACAATTGCATAATAGACATAATCTCCGCTTTCAGTCTGGCAGAGAAAGTGTGGCCAGAGGTTAGCTTTAAGGGTAGAAAATGAAGAACAGACGAAGGGGTGGAGCAGGACTAAAGTGGGCAATTTTCctcatctaaactgtaagtttgttgtgggcagggaacatcaatcaatcgtatttattgagcgcttactgtgtgccgagcactgtaccaagcgcttgggaagtacaagctggcaacatatagagacagtccctacccaacagttggctcacagtctagaagaagtcacctacatgtctaccaactctgtggtgtgagcctgtcttctggactgtgagcccgtagttggagaccgtctctatttgttgccaacttgtacgtccccagcgcttagtacagtgctctgaacacagtaagcactcaataaatattattgaatgaatgtatgaatgaataaatggtgagTGACACTGGGAAAAGGGTCTGTTTTGCCATCCCACAGCCTAGGCCTCCTCTGGCCCTGTGGGACCCACATCCTTAGTAGTGTCTCAGTCACCAAGATCAAGGACCCCAATCCCCACCAGCCTCTTCCTGCCCACCTCCTCACCCAACTGTCCCTGTGGACTAAGGACCTGACCGGTATCTAATCCCCTTCAGAAACACGGACTTCAaaatcctgcctgaaactccGGAATCAACCCATCCACCAGCTCCCTccagctctgccctccctctccccagcccccaactcactcccctttccccccactccttcccactgcttgtctgctgtgtggccacgggcaagtcacttcacttctctgtgcctgttacctcatctggaaaatgggattaaaactgtgggtcccatgtgggacagggactctgtccaacctaatttgcttgcacccaccccaccgcttagtacagtgcctggaacatagtaggagcttaacaaataccacaattattattattattccctcccgggtgccctcctcctgccttgTCACTGAAGCCCTGAGGTGGTTGTGTCTTCCACAAGCCACTGGGCTAACAAAGCCATGGGAGCCTAATGTGGGCAGGCAGGAGCCCAGGAGCCTCTTGTTATTAAGGaagagctctcagtggggctaccggcctgctgtgtgaccttgggcaagtcacttcacctctctaggctcagtttcctcccatttaaatggggataagatacctattcTTGGTCCCTCTAAGACTGGATGTTCTCAGCAATATGTTCACTGTTCAATTAATCCCATGATGGACCGCAGTGGGGTGGCGGGAGGGAATGGATTATGACGACAATCTCGATGCCTTTCCTGTCTTTAACGATACCCTCCTCTGAGAGCTTCTTTTCAAGTTGATGATGTTTGAGGCAAATATTGTACCTTCTCACACAGAGGAGATCAGGTTCACATCCCTCTTTAATGAGATCCCCCCTGCTGTCAGGGAGCGAGCAGGATCTTTGGATGATAAATTGCCCAGGATTTTATTGGAATTTTACAAAACCGACTCTTTTGAAATCCTCTATGTATATTTTTAAAATACAGGACATTTATAGTCACGTACTCTACAAAAAGAACTGAGGTTGCTCTCCACATGCCCACACTTTAATATAAACCCACCTACTGAATTTTCACAGCTGAGTTACAAGTAAAACATTACCGATGCTACTGGACGTTAAACTCTGTTTTGAGCATACACAAAAACGGTACATGTTTTGAAGCAAGAGTATGTACATAGCCTGTATATTTCTTGATCTCACACACGTCAAACTTACAAAGTTTAAAGAAGTTATTTCTTTGAGGGATTAGACTGCAATATGCCCTAATCAATCTTTCTTAAAGATTACATGATACACAAAATTTCTCCTCAAAGCAATAAGGTAAAGGAAAACAGAATTGTCTATAAAATGATTCCACAATCACTGCATTTAAAATTCCCACTGTAATCCGACGCTATGATTCCACATCTCCTTTAAGGGCCTGCCTCCATTCATAAACAGGTTTCAGCTTACGGCAAGACTACCAACCCTCAGCCTCAAACCTCAGAAATTGGAGGTTCGAAGCTTTAGTAGTTGTCATTGGTAATAACGGCCATCCAATCGCTGCACATTCAAAGTCATTACAGATTTAAAGTGTGACATGACATAAATTGCTTGAGCTCCCACAACAATTTCACGACAAATTAAGCACCGTTTCATAAGCAAATGGCGGTTCCAGTGACCAGCACGCTTGGTTGGAGGTGTAAGAAGTCCGCCGGCCTTATTCTTCTTAAAATGTCAAGCTGTCAGAACAGAGGTTCTTTCGAGCTACTTCAAGGGCAAACGTCTCCCAGACTCAAATACAGCTACTGCTTCCAGGGCCGATTTCACCTTCTCCGGCTAACTTTCGCCAGTGCTCCAGTCGAGCTGCCGCCCGTCCTGGGTGATTCATTAGTTCTAATTGGCAATTTGGAAGCGTTCTGGTGCGTAGCCGAAGAGCCTCTGAGCGTAGTGATCGCCGTCCCTCGGCAACTTCTGCCCGACATACTGGGGGTAGATCTCCGGGCCGAAGGGTTCACAGTGGAGGCCGATCCAGTCTCTCCCCGGGCTGTACCTCTCCGCCTCCGCCAGGATCCGAGTCAGGGCCATGATATAACTCAGGGCCATCTGCAAGGTCTCATATTTGGATAATTTCTTGTCTTGACCCCACTGGGGGACCACCTTCCTCAGGCGGTCGAAAGCCGTGTTGAGTCCTTGCATCCTCCGCCTCTCCCGGGCGTTCGCTGCCAATCTCCTGCGGGCAGAGTTCTCCAGCCTCTCCGAGCCGCATTTCGCCAGGCACTTGGTCCCATTTGGGCACTGGGGGTCCGATTCCAGACCGGAATCCGTGGCACCGGATTTGCAGGACTTCATCCTTCAGGAGAGTCAAATAAGGACAGTCctattcttccccaccccctttcccaccctgcagcaatgaagagggagaaggggaggggaaaggaaacacTCTCTCTTAGAATGAAATAATTTTACCTGTCCCGAGTTGGTTCCCACATGGGAGGCCAAGGAGGGAACTATTTGTAAGCATCAAACGATAGCGTCAGGTGCACTCAGGGGAGGGTGGTGAAATTAATGTTCTCCGCTGCAAAGATGCAAGGTGCTGTCCTCTTTTGTGAGGTTTTAACGGTCAGGCTCTTTTCACACACCCGGATTCAGAGAAAATAAAAAGCGAAAAAGGAATGATGCTTCCCCAAAGTCCTAGGAAAGAACGGTCCCCTTTTCCCCACACTGGTATCGGAAGTTAAATAGGTTTTGTCTGGGGCTGATGAGCGCACAGGAGAAGGCCTTTTTGATCCTCAGGGAAAATCCCCTGATTCTTCCCAGGATGATGGATTCTCTACCAtaaaagtgatttaaaaaaatacacatagagagagagagagaggagatggaaagaagggaggaagagtgagaaaaagagaaagaacaaaCACAAGACAATGTGTCCTTCTTGGTGTAGCTGCTGGGAGAGGcaacaggaaaaggaggaggaggatttataGGGGAGGGATTGAAGGATGAACAGGTGGTGGCAGGTGGATAGGCGCCCCTCTGCTTCCATCTCAGCACCTTCCCACCCTGGGAACTgcgggagaaaaaaaaacccagaaaaatccTGACATTACAGACTTCATCTGTTGAAAAGTCCCTCTAAGCCGTGTCTGTCCGACACTAACAACGTGCCATCTGGAGGGGTCTGGCTGTCCCCAAGAGAATCACAATggtcaagagaaaaaaaaaatatttcccagTGGATAATCTTTTTTTCAGAGCAGCCAGACACATTGGTACCAGAAATGAACCCGTGTTAATGATTTTTATTAAAAATGATTTCCTCGGACAATTTATGCTTGGGAGATTAGTGGGTTTATTAAGGATTTGAGTTTGAAAAGATTTTTTTTATCAAACAGTGCCACTGAGTTCTGCCAAACGTCAGTTTAATCTGCTGGACAAATTTTGTAATTAAGCCTATTAAAGAAATAGGGCATCATTGTTGCCAGGGTAAATTTTAATATGCAAATGATGTTCGTGTTTTCAGAGATGTTTTCAGAGAAAGTAATTGCAATACTTGAAAATATATTTCAGGCTCAAAAAGCATATTCATCCAATCCTAATTAGGATGTAGAAAGACTGGTTCCTGGGGAATATTTTCCACATTTTATTCCCCAGTTTCCAAGGCTTAGGTGTATAAATGGTGTGTGATTGCATGTGGAGAATTTATCATTTGCCATTTAAAACTGACATGACATTTTTGAGAAATAAAGATTTCATATGTAAAACGTAACAGCTCGTCCATGGGAAATGAAGAATGAGTTGACAGGCTACCCAAAAAGTTGAAACCCAAAGAGATACCCAGTTATTTTCAAATGCATCTTTCAGATAGTGAAGTTACAAGCTCTAAGCCTCTGGAAGAACAAATCCACTTCCAGAAAcaattacaattctatttattccgacagttttgacaactgtctacttgttttgttttgttgtctgtctcccccttctagactgtgatcccgttgttgggtagggaccgtctctagatgttgccaatttgtacttcccaaccgcttagtacagtgctctgcacatagtaagcgctcaataaatacgattgattgattgattgattagtacagtgttctgcacacagtaagtactcattaatactgaatgaatggtgcatgATTTAATTTGCTGATGATCTTGATCAAGCAGGGGAGGGAAGCAGTATTGCCGAGTCGATAGAACACCgatctgagttgtaatcccagctctgccacctgtattctgtgtgaccttgggcaagtcatttcacttctctgtgcctcagttttcctcacctgtaaaatggggattcaatatctgttttccctcctacttagactgtgagccccatgtgggacatggactgtctccaaactaacttgtatctaccccattgcttagaacagtgcttgacgcatagtaagtgttaaaataataccatttaagaaaaaccaGCAGAGAGAAATAATTATGTTTAGAACTTGAATCTCATCTCTCTTTGTTTATTACTCTTGAAACCCTCAGACACCCTCACTCACACCCCAGAATCCCTTCACAAGTTTTGGAGGTTCCCTTTAGAGACTGAGCGCGCTCTATTCTTTGTGGAAGAGGGAGGCTATCAGCACCACGTTTGGTTTTGCTGTTTGATTTGAAGCTTAATTAAATTATTAATGAGCACTCCCAAATTGGGAATGTTTTCCTCCAAGATGCCCTCCCACTTGCCTCAAAGTGCAGACCCACTGTTCTCCTTGTGACCCCCAAGCCCCGCCTCAGTGTAAAGACTTGATTAATCCCTACAGAAGCAGCTGACAAGAAAATGAAGTTGAATAAATTGAAAACAATAGGGTGCAGTGGAACATTAATGGACTCCAGCATGACAGATGTTGAATGCAGGCTGCTCCCAACCCACCACCACTCTGCTGTCACCACGCTGAGCCCTAAAGTGCCTTGATCAGAAATGGCACTTCCCGATGGCAGGGATTTCCCGTCGGTGCGTTATGGTCCGACGGATATTCGGTTTTCCTCAGAAACCTGCCCTGCTCAGGTTACATTTAGTTTattgtttcttaataataataataataataatgacatttattaagcacttaatatgtgcaaagcactgttctaagtgctagggaggttacaaggtgatcaggttgtcccacggggggctcacagtcttaactcccattttacagctgagggaactgaggcacagagaagtgaagtgacttgcccaaagtcacacagctgacaattggcgtagccaggatttgaacctgtgacctctgactccaaagcctatgctctttccactgagccgtcctctcccctctctccaaagAACTGTTTTCTATATACTACATGATAAGAACTTTACTTTGGCAGCAAATGATAGCTTGTGAACtattttattccttcattcaatagtatttattgattctaTATACTACACAATAAGAACTCCCCTCTCTCCAAAGAACTGTTTTCTATATACTACATGAAAAGAACTTTACTTTGGCAGCAAATGATAGGTTGTGAACtattttattccttcattcaatagtatttattgattctaTATACTACACAATAAGAACTCCCCTCTCTCCAAGGAACTGTTTTCTATATACTACATGAAAAGAACTTTACTTTGGCAGCAAATGATAGGTTGTGAACtattttattccttcattcaatagtatttattgattctaTATACTACACAATGAGAACTTTACTTTGGCAGCAAATGTTAGGTTGAgaactatttcattcatttattcagtagtatttattgagcacttactgtgtgcaaaataccatactacgcacttgggagagtacaatttaacaataacagacacattccctgcccacagtgagcttatttccCATTCCTGTTGCTTTTGTCTAAGGTGGCAATGAATTGGCCTGCCCTATAGCCAAAGTCCTGGTGACCAGATGGCTTTCTTAGCTCTGTCACCAGTTAGATTATGGGATATGGTATATTCCTTAGCATTAATATTAATGGAGCAAGGCAGACAGAAACATAACCACCATGTCTGAAACCTGTTTGCGTGAGGcttttaaattaataataattgtgatatttgttaatcacttgctgGGTCCGAAACTAAGTAAGGGCTGGGGtacacagatcagacacagaagtagcatggtctagtggaaagagcatgggcctgggaatgagaggacctgggttttaatcccaactctgtcaattgcttgctgggtgacctagggcaagtcacttaacttctctgaacctcagttacctcctctgtaaaatggggattcaaaacctgttctgcctccagtttagactgggagccccgtgtggggcaggaactgggtccaacctcattaacttgcatctaccccagtacttagaacagtgttcgacacatagtaagcgcttactatgtagtaagcaccgtactaagcactttgggaaggtacaatacaatagaattagcagacagattctagacaagcttacagtctagaagaggaagaggagtacaGCCCTGTGATAATagagagtatttattgaatacttactatgtgcagagcactgtactaagcactttgggagagtacaatacaatagaattagcagacagattctaggcttaacaaataccccccacactcataaaaaaaaaaacacggggTTCAAAGtctgaaggggaaagagaacaggtatcttatccccatgttGACATGtggggaaattgaagcacagagcagttaagtgacttgcccaaggaaacacagcaaacaagtgaaagAACAGATATTAGAAATGTGATCTCCAGACTCCCAGCTGTGTGTTATTTCCTCtactttcctctaagccatgcagcttctcatcagAGAAGAACTCCAATCAGAACCACCCAAGCGCTTATCGTACTCAAGTGTATGGTGGTGCCCAGTGGCCATTGAAACAGAATCATAAATGGTAAAATGTCACTAAAGTCCGCCTCAAAAATATGGAATTGATCAATGTGATAAAGATGAGATAGATAAGAAAGTAAAAGAATGAGTACAGTATTTttctagaagatgagcttactctgcattcatttgttcattcattcaattgtaattattaagcactcactgtgctcaaagcactatactaagcacttggaagtgtacaatacaaaaaaaatcggtagacacgttccctgcccacagagagctgaaaCTAACTCTTGCTCTTCAGTTTGATTTGAGGTAACAATTTCTCCCTCTCAAGAATTAAAGACCGGGGACTGCAGTCCTCACCAGTTGAATAATAATTGTCAGATAACAGTGCTAACTCTCCAAGAAGAAAAAGTCCCTTCAAGGGGGGTCTGACCATGAGCATTTAATTTGAAGATTATTGTGAGCTACCCCGGCGCATACTCCAGCGCAACATAAGAAAAAGCAAGGAGATAGGAGATGTGGGGAAACGGGGGGAAAAAATGAGGGAAGGAAGCAGAGATGATGGGATTGGGATGTATTTTAATTGGTAGCATAAAGGAACTTTTAATCCTTTGCACACCCACCTTAGAGATGGGAATTAAAGCAGAAGCAAAATCAGGATAAATTAGAAGAGTATGAGTAAAATtttggggaaggagcatggcgtagaggatagagcatagacttgggagtcaaaaggtcatgggttctaatcctgactctgccatttgtctgttatgtgaccttgggcaagttgagtcacttctctgtgcctcatctgtaagatgaggattgagactattcatgtgggacaaggactgtgtccaactcaatttgcttgtatctaccccagcacttagtacagtacctgacacatagtaagcact
This DNA window, taken from Tachyglossus aculeatus isolate mTacAcu1 chromosome 3, mTacAcu1.pri, whole genome shotgun sequence, encodes the following:
- the ATOH7 gene encoding protein atonal homolog 7; amino-acid sequence: MWEPTRDRMKSCKSGATDSGLESDPQCPNGTKCLAKCGSERLENSARRRLAANARERRRMQGLNTAFDRLRKVVPQWGQDKKLSKYETLQMALSYIMALTRILAEAERYSPGRDWIGLHCEPFGPEIYPQYVGQKLPRDGDHYAQRLFGYAPERFQIAN